The following DNA comes from Nicotiana sylvestris chromosome 10, ASM39365v2, whole genome shotgun sequence.
ACCGAATTTGATTAACGTATAgaattttattattatcttattATTAAATTTTATTACTACTATCTTTTTTTTGGTTATATTTACTATTTTTGTTGTCAATCTTTTTCGTTTCTTCAGTATTTTTATCATAGCTTTTTACTCTAGTATTTTGCGAACGCTTTTCTTGAAGTCTATCGAAAACAACCTCACTATACCACACAGGGTTGAgataaggtctgtgtacaccCCATCCTCCCAGACTCTATCATACTAggtatattattgttgttgtagtaTAGAGTTTGAGGCTTCAATCCCTTCTATTTGCCTACAATTTGACACGAGacaaagaagaaaatatgataaTATTGTAATGCTACTGTTAATTATTTTAATTCTTCCTATATGATAGTGATGTTCGGGTCAACTTGTATGCACCTTAATTATTTTATCGGGCACCGTATTTTTTCCACCAACAGAACTTTGTAAAACAAAGCTTGTGCAGATTAGTGTCACGTCCTTAGCTGTTAACTAAGTACACATGCGgtacttgacaactcgctcacgatcttgcacaacttgctcacgttcttgctatgtcaagtcagccttactacactcaagatcgctaagagaatggaagaaagaacacaatagaattgttaaaagaagctttgtattagagagaacttgaattgtttgcttggtaAATTACAAATGAgtggccccctttatatactagtctcctagggactagtgtataaatattaattattatacaagtccttgatatttacaagataagggctttctctagaattctctacaagtctaaagattccaaggactttcttaGCAAATCTATAAGGATttaggttcttcctaaggaaatgtccatcCATACAtttctagaatcttctcacaaatgctagccttcttcttatgtaagcttccataTGGCATTAATATATGTCAAATGacgcctatgtggcatgatgacatggcgggtcatcacactctcccccacccAATATTACGATAATCGCGGCGCAATGCTGCTGCATAAACTCGATAAGATGTTTGGCTGCTGGATCATGTtgcatgccttcttttatagTCTCCCAAATGTCCCATCTCGCTGAAGTGATTGCAGCAAGATCGGCTttccggctcaaggcatcggctacaaTATTACCTTTTCCCGGCTTATACTCCAGTGCATAATCAAACTCGGCTAAGAAATCTTGCCACCTAGCCTGTTTTGGTGTGATCTTCTTCAATGTCTAAGAGTAGCTAGTAGCCACATTATCAATCTTGACCACAAACCTCGACCCgagcagataatgtctccatgtacgaaggcaatgtacaatggcagtcatttccttctcttgcATTGTGTAACGCCGCTCCATCTCATTTAACTTGCGGCTCTCAAATGTTATGAGATGCTTATCCTGCATCAAAACACCCTCAATGGCGAAGTCTGAGGCATCTATGTGCACCTCAAATGTCTTGGCAAAGTCAGGTAATGCCAAGACTGGCTCCTCTGTTACAGATGCCTTGAGGCATTCAAACGCCTTTTGATAATGCTCCATCCAAACCcatggcttgttcttctttagcaaCTTAGTCAACAGTGCGGCCTTTGCTGAGTATCCActgatgaaccgacgatagtagttaACAAGGACAAGGAAGGATCTCAATGCAGTTACCTTTATGAGTGTCTCCCACTCCTGGATAGCATGTACCTTATCCTCATTCATGCGTAGCTTGccattgctaatgacatggcccaagaagtgcacctttgattgtGAAAACTCGCACTTCTCTCTCTTGATGTATAGCTCGTTCTCCCgcaagacttggaaaaccttccttaagtgcTCCATGTGTTCCTCCAAGGAGTTGCTAGGTAGACTACCACGAACTGATCAAGATAAGGATGAAAaatcttgttcataagggtgcaaaatgtggccggtgcattggttaagccgaagggcatcaccaaccactcaaaggctccatatctCATCACACATGCTGTCTTTGGCTCATCCCCTTCCGTAATGCGAACCTGGTAGTAGCCCTTTCgaagatccaccttggtaaagtacttggcttgcccAAGTCTATCAAACAAATCAGCAATGAGTGGGATCGGGTACTTATTCTTCCCTGTAATCTTATTAAGTGCTCGGTAGTCTATGCACAGgcgcatcgatccatccttcttcttctggaaCAATATCGGTACGCCGAAAGGTGCCTTTGATAGGCAAATATGACCAACATCCAGCAACTCTTTCAATTGTTTCTTGAGCTCCTCCAGCTtggcggtgccatacgatataggGAAAATGCGGGTGGCTTAGCCcctggctccaactcaatcttgtgatccacctCTCGCCTAGGCGGCAAGTGCTTAGGTAACTCCTATGGCATGACATATTTGTTCTTCTCGAGCAACTTCTCTATGCAAGGCGGCACTGTCTCTTGAAAATTCTTGTCTTCCTCTAGACTTGCAATGGTTGCCACGAACGTTGCCCCCCCCTTCTTGATCCCCTTGACAACCTGCATAGCTGAGAGTTGTGCTTGGATTTGTCCATGTGGCATAGTCACTGTAGGTACCATGCGAGCTCCTTCCCATTCCATAAGCAAGAGACGTTGGAGGTAGGGTCGATTaaagtatgacaatgtctaaagaactcttgccccagtatgaTATCAAAGATATCCATAGCGGTTACAGTAAAATTTGTCATACCTttccaagttcccaatttgacaccaacttcattagctaccccacgagcattctgtatctcggcattcacgatcttgacgcgagagttggttggagcaagcttcaattctagtctctctgcggcagcctcagtcacgaaattatgagttgctccagTATCCACCATTGCACGAACGGGCTTGTTGTTGATAGTGAGATCCACGTACTGATTGCTATTATTGGTAGGTTGGATAGCTTGATTCATGACAATACCACATAATCTAATCATACCCAACTGTGTGGTTCCCAAACTCTCTCCTTGTGGCTGCTCCTTCCGCTCACGTACCATGgcactaaggctcttgaggtTAGGACAATTCTTGAAGCCATATGGTCCTTCGCATATATAACATCCCTTCTTCTCGACATGTGCCTTCTTCTCAGCGTAGCCCTAACGGCCACTCGACTTTTtgaaatcttgagtcttggagtattgttgttgtatctccttgCCTTTGCCACGGTCTCCCCCACATTTGACATTGTTAACCTTTGATTTCTTGCCATTGCCTTTGTCGTGCTTGTCATGCCTGAAATCCATCAATGATTCAGCCTCCAATATGGCATAGTCTATATCAGTGACTTGTCGGCATTGCAACTCCTGcttagcccaattttgcaacccgtCCATGAAGTGGAACAATAAGTCATCATTGGTAAGGTTGGGGATTTGAAGCACAAGGGTAGTGAACTTTTTGACATAGTTACGCATGCTCCATGTTTGCTTCAATTCCCTAAGCTTGCGCCTTGCCTCGtacaagacattgtttggaaagAAATGTCGCTTGAACTCCGCTTTGAACTGATCCCATGTGCTAATAGTACATAGACCTTTATCCACGTCATCTatcttccttctccaccatagCATGACAGTCTCTGAGAGGTACAACACCGCAATATTGATCTTGGCCTCGTCATCCCTCACTTTTCCGTGCCTGAGgtagttctccaagtgccaaaggaagttttccacttcttgtgcatcACAAACACCTTTGAACACCGAGGGTTTGGGAGCCTCGATCTTGGCCTCCCTCGTCACCACAACATTGCTGGCTACCTCGGTCACGTCAGCATTGACATGCTCctcgagtgactctatctttgcctttattgcatcgatagtactcaaagcctccatgagtctgcactctaaggaagtgatggtttgccttagttccatCCTAGTTTGTGTACGTCCCTCCAAGTCATTTCGgatactctcaatctcttcaagagtgCCCCTCAAGAACGTTAAGGGTGCCTTCCACCTTCCCCAAGCGTTGGCCAAAGATCTCCACAACGTCCATCCCCGCGTTCATCTTCATCACCCAATCTTTATCGAGCGAGATGTCCTCTAGAAGGACCTCTACTTCATCCTCGCTCGCCTCAGTGACAGATGGTTCTTGGGATGCAAGCCCTTCATTTGACACAACCCGAGGTGGCACCTCCTGACTCTTGTTGGTGGCATTCCTCTTTTTGCTATGGCCGCTCCGGCCAGCAACATCTTGGATGACGTTTGCTTAGGTGTTGGCAGCGTTAATTTCTCCGTCGTTCGCCATTCCCTTAGATGAAACcttcgctctgataccacgttgtcatGTACTTAgctgttaactaagtacacgtgcggtACTTGACAACTCTCTCAcaatcttgcacaacttgctcacgttcttgctatgtcaagtcagccttactacactcaagatcgctaagagaatggaagaatgaacacaagagaattgttaaatgaagctttgtattagagagaacttgaattgtttgcttggtaAATTACAAATGAGTggcccctttatatactagtctcctaggggctagtgtgtaaatattaattatatatacaaatctttgatatttacaagataagggctttctctagaattctctacaagtctagaagattccaaggactttcttagcaaatccataaggatctaggttcttcctaaggaaatgtccatatctttctagaatcttctcacaaatgctagtcttcttcttatgtaagcttccacatggcattaacATATGTCAAATggcgcctatgtggcatgatgacatggcggaTCATCACATTAGACTAAATAATAGAGCACTCCCTCTATTCACTTTTGGTTGTCCATTTTTGACTTTGTACtcatttaagaaaaaataaatgaagtatgtattttataattttatccatAATAATGATAGCATTTTCAAAAGTCTTGGAAAGTGATTTGGGGAATGAGTAGTTAATAATAATGGTAAAACAAGGAAAAAAATATTATCTTTCTCTTGATTTAGTATAATgaacaagtaaaaatgaaaatatatttttagtatagtAGATAAGTAAAAGTGAACGCGAGAATTATTTTGTTGCTTTTGCTAGGAAGCTTTAATTGCTTATCTttttaagaagaagaaaatggATTGTTAATTATGGCTAATGAGGTTGACCTAATTGAAAAGGGCGAGGCGTCAAAGCCTCAAAATCTGAAATTCAATTCTCTGTTGGAGCTGGTTAATCTTATAAAGTATTTCATCCATTTCTAAAAGGAAACAAAGTTTTAACTTTTTAAATAAGAGAGTTAATGCATATGACAACATTTCTGGTGTAAAATATTAAAATTTACagtaaacaaaattttctttaacacttcAAATACTTATTGGGACACAACTAGTTTCTATTAATTATAATCTCATAGTAGTAGTTAATTGAACCATCATTGCttacccaaaaaaaaaacccTTAAACTTATGCTTAAGTTAAAAATAATCTAAGTTGAATTATAAAAAATGTGGCTTTGATTAATGATTAGGGCCAATGAAATAGACAGGACAGGATGTAGACGGGTTTATCTACACATGGGTCGGTTGAAATGGACCTCATCATCGATTAGTTGATTTTGGGCtcaaaattggagaaaactcAAGCTACTTTTTCCAATAATAGATCTCCATAGTTTCCAGTTGTGGGGTTGTgaagtttttcctttttttttttttatatttttttatatttttaattcaAATTAGCTCGCGCATATATCAATTATTCTATTTGATACCTGCTATTTTTAGCATACTTATCTTATACATGTTAAGACTTAAATAAAAAGATTACCTAATATTCTTTTTTTCCACCCATTTCATTAATGGCTAAGCCATCCTCAAATGCATTTGTAGGATTGTATGATTAatttaactctttttttttctttctaatatGGCCTCATGCTCCTTTTAATAAAcaactaaatatttttttttcaaaagaattgCACCAAGATCTTGTAAGAAAATTAAGAATTAATTAGTTACAACATTCAAGAGGTTTGTAAGTCATATGTTTCAGCTTTGAAATGGTACGAAATTATAGATTTTATTAACCTCCAAACAAACTTAAGAAATTCAACCTCGGAGGATGTGGTAACATAGTAAAAGTTTTTAGTATTTCATAAAGAAGTCTCgagttttaattttgaaaattaagAATATATATTTAGTGGTCTGTCACGCCGTCATGCCTTTGACACTTGGAACAAGTTTAGATGGCTGGTTGATATCTCCTGGAGTAAGAATCAAAATAGCACAAGCTGGTCATTTTTTGGATTAGTAATTAAAAAATAACAGTATTTGTAAAATCATTAAAAATAACTATTATTTTGCTGAAATACAAAAAGTTCGAGCATAATATGCGAGATTTCTAGAGCTTAtgtgtataaacttccagcatattttgttggaactccaggacacaaaaaattccaacataatatacgagagctcctgcatataaacttccagcatattctGAACTTTAGCACATTATAAAATTACAACATATTATGATGGAAGCTCATATGTAAAATATTCGAACTCCACCATATTATGATGGAATATTTTTAACAGtatttttattcaaattttatgtggctaaatttaattatttttaaaactgGGACTTTTTAATTACCAATTGTAATCCGAGCAAGAGAGTCCAATGTGAAAATCCAATAACGAGACTATTATATTTTAGCcgaaagaagaaacaaaaaaatataaacaaattcTTAAACCCtcaagaaaagaaataacaaaaCCCTCTCTTAATCTTCCATTATTATGGCCCCTCTATCGTTCTCTTCACGAAATCTCTTCTCCCTCTTCCACAAACCCAGAGGTAAACAAAATTTCCTTCATTTCTACAGTAGTTTTCTTTATACTTAAacttttctttaatatttttctgaaattttacCTAATTTTATCTTCAGTGATTCCTTTTGAATTTTTGGGTCAGCATTCTTCAGCTTTGTACTCCACTCACATTGTTGGGGACAGACCAATTCTTGTAATTTCTCTAATTCCCTTTATTGCTTTTGTTGTTTATATTGTATATGTGCATTGTTATGCTGGAAAATGTTTGTATTTTGAAAAATGATTTCATTACTCTTACGATATTTGTAAAACAAAATAACTTTGCTAATTAAGTGAAAATGTTCATATTTGTAAACGAAATGACTTTATTTTGGAGAAAAACACATTTTCAGTGTTCAAGTTAACAAACAGTGGAAAATTATTTCGTCGAGGAattaaacaacaaaaacaacaactaTGCCTCAATCCCAAACAAATTGGGTCGGGTATAAGAATCCTCATTTCTTTCTGATTTCGTAGAGGAATTATTTAAAGAAACTTTTTTCTggcataccaaacacaccctttagttttttttttttttttttgatttattggCTAAGGTTTGTTTCGTGTTGATTTGAAGGTTAGGGATTTTATTCACAAGGCATTGTATGATCCAAATGTCGGGTATTTCTCCCAGAAATCAGCATCAGTTGGAGTGCTTGATAGAAGCATTAAGTTCAATCAGCTCCAAGGTAATTGGCGTTTCCTTTACTTTACTGTTGTTTCATCTATTTGTGAATTAATTGGCATTTCTTGAGTAGTAATCGGATTAAGTTCTTAGTAAAGCAAATTGACTGCTTAATATGAAGTGCAATCAATCAATAACTACaccttaatcctaaattagttgGAGTCAGTTATGTAATTATCTGCATCCATCTTGCTCTATTCAAGTGCAATTACGAGGTTTCGTCATAGTTTGATTttagaataattaaagaaaaagttgTCCTTAGATGGAAAatatgatttttgatttttttaggtAGGAAAGCATACATGAAGCATTTGGATAAGATTTACAAGCAGAGTGATGTTTCATGGTTTACTCCAGTGGAGCTTTTTAAGGTAATATTACTATCTTTTGTGCTTCTAAATGTAATTGCTCATTATATGTGAGAAAATTATGTAGA
Coding sequences within:
- the LOC138879004 gene encoding uncharacterized protein; translated protein: MEALSTIDAIKAKIESLEEHVNADVTEVASNVVVTREAKIEAPKPSVFKGVCDAQEVENFLWHLENYLRHGKVRDDEAKINIAVLYLSETVMLWWRRKIDDVDKGLCTISTWDQFKAEFKRHFFPNNVLYEARRKLRELKQTWSMRNYVKKFTTLVLQIPNLTNDDLLFHFMDGLQNWAKQELQCRQVTDIDYAILEAESLMDFRHDKHDKGNGKKSKVNNVKCGGDRGKGKEIQQQYSKTQDFKKSSGR